One Betta splendens chromosome 5, fBetSpl5.4, whole genome shotgun sequence genomic window, GCATACttgtttttggcaagttttttCACCAAATGCCCTTCCTGACACAACCTCTCTGAGGAGATTGAACCCACAAGCTGGGCATTAGGAGCACACCACACTAACAATGGTGCCAACCAGTAATTGTAATGATGGAATTTCCAGCTGCACAGCTTTGTGACCTACAAATTAGGCAAACAACTTAAGTACTAGAAAAAATATCTGAATAAATAGATAGTAGGAAATTAAAGTGTATTAAATAACATGCACAGTGTCTGATTGAAGCAACATGGTCAAAAAGGCACAGTTGTTTCTTGCATTTACTCGTAAGTCATTCTTGTTGGGAATGTGAATATTTGGCTGACAGAAAAGCATCAATTCTCCTTTTGTAAGTTGATTTGTTACTGCAAACAAATCCCTCTAAATCCTACACAGTGCACTTCTAATATAAAGCCACCTTTCCTCAGATGTCATGATGGAGTCCCTATTTGCTAATCCCTGAATATTACTGACAAGTTAATACAAAAAAGCACTTAATTGGGTCAGACATATTGTAAACTGGAAAGAGAGCAATGAGATTCCAGAATGCAGAGAAATCAATTTCCTTAGGCGACAAGGTAACAAACTCACTTAGAGAGACTCACTTCCTAAAACTTCTTCTTCCCCCACATTCTGCAAAGTAACAGATGGCAGTTGCCTCTGACAGCATCAGGTGAGAAGCAGTGACATAACAATCTTTTATTCTTCCAACAGTCTGAACAAAAAACACTGTTAAGCTGGCTTTGACAATTATTGGGAATGTAGTTTAATAAACATAAAGTTAAGGTGAACTTTTAACTTACTTGATTTGTAACTAAGGAAGTGCCTAGTGTTGATGGTTTCACTCTCCATCCAGTCACACCTCATCATTTATGTGTCATTGtttccatttccttttttttagaaAACCAATGAGAAACCTGGATGCACATACACTCAGACATCTGAGCACTTGGGGATAAACCTACTGTATCCAGGGAAAAACTAGATTCACTAATCGAACATTAATCTGACTACAGAAAACGTTTCTTAAGTTTTATTGACCAAACAGTTAATAGTTTCCTTTGTGAATGTGGATTGTGAGCTGGTTGCTTCATTGCATGTACCCCCACTCCCAACACATTATGGCCCGTCATCCGGTCTTGGGTTGTGGTCCAACATAATCTGTGTTGTATAGTACACAGGTTGGGTCAGATAGTTTGTCGATGAGGCCGGAGCATTAAACTGTGGCTGTGCAGGAGGCAGTAGAGGATGCAGTGTTTGGCTGGGAGGCGGTGGGTTGGCAGGAAAAGCTGGACACAAAGAAGACACAACATGATGAAGACTTGAACTGAGGGTATGTTCTAACCAAGAAACCAAAGTCACTCGTAGGTAGAAATGAATCAGCTGCACAACAATGGCGGTTTTTCTACCCCCACTTCCTTTTGCAGCTATTCTGAAGAATCACAATTGCACAAGTAAGACTTTATGAAACAGCTGTGTTtaggtagaaaaacaaaaaatccaAACAACAGCTTGGTTTCAGAATATTTTTCACTAGAAAAGGTTTCAGGTTCATTATCAGGAAATGTGTTTACAAATCCACCACCAggaactacagtacatgaacacaCCCACTGGATTCTTGATAAGTTAGAGGGGGTCCTGGTGTGAATGGCTGTCCCTGGTAGGGTACTGTGGGCTCAGCTCCATAGCTCTGGGGCACGGGTTGGGCTCCATACCCTGGCTGTATTGGTGTGATCTGGTACGATGGATGCTGGTACCCTGCAGGGTGTCCAGGTGTcgtcacctgctgcagaggatACTGCTGAGGAAGGGGGACCACTGTAGAGTGGGTGGTGGAATTTTCCAcagctgaaggaaaacacagatgtaaaacacacatttaacattagCTCACTAGACTATGAGTGAAGGTTTGTGAATGTACCTCAGTAATAACATGTTTAAAGCTATAGCTGTGAAGTTCAGTTACAAAATTGCAGTTTGATTAATTGGTTAAAATATTTCAACAAGCAGGGGTTAAGTTTAATGAGGCCTTCCTGATGAAATAAAAGTGAAAAGAGTCTAATGTAGTGAAAATTCTGAATAAGGTAAGTGACAGCGTTTAGTGATGACGGCTTCATCAACACAAGAAAAATGCTTCTGAATTCACACTATGGTGTCCCTTTCTTTAATACAGCTGCCAGCTCGGTATTTAACAGCACCAAATGATCATAACAAAATACTTACGCTTGGGTTTCCGACAACTCTTGTATAGGGGACAgcgggagcagcagcaacagaagatCAATATGAGCACAAAGATGATCGGGATGACAATACCAGCGATCAAGGGCAGCTCTGATCTCATAAAGTTTAAAGCGGAActagaataaaacaaacaaaaaaaatgaataaataaagatatACAATGTTAAGGCTGCACAAACTATTggtaataataaaattaactgTCAATGATTGCATTTATAAACTTATTGAGCTCATGTTAGAGTGGAGCATGACAGGCAACAATGCAGCCACTTATAATTGTAGTAAGTACAGATCAAACGGCAGCTGGAGGAAGTTTGCGTCCCAACTGTCATGACATGAGAGCATTttataataaacaacaaagacatCTCTGACCTAAGTCATGCAAATGTCAACTTGTCTGGTCTGAAATACTACAGTGATACATGAGAAATAAAATCAGAGTGATGTCATGGATGTAGCAGCAGTAGCTAAAGTGTAAGAAGTGTGTAAGAAGTTAATTTGCTGAAAAAAATTACATAATTTTTGTTTTCAAGCAAGCATCATTTCGTTCATTTCATAGTGACGGATGGCACCAACTAGATGGAAGGatggacaccctaggccggaggtagatgatagactttgtagtcgtttcacctgaccttcggccatatgttttggacactcgggtgaagagaggggctgagctgtcaactgatcaacacctggtggtgagtaggatccgctggcagggaaggagacTAAAACGACTTGACAGAACCAAATATATtctgagggtctgttgggaacgtctgactgaaccctctgtcagacggacctttaactcacaccttcgggagagcttcgaccagattctgagggaggttggagacatagagtccgagtggaccatgttctccgtctccatcatcAACGCGGCCGTCCGGAGCTGTGGgtgcagggtctccggtgcctgtcatGATGGTAATCCTggaggtaagggatgccatcaagctgaagaaggagtcctaccaggtctggttgacctgtgggactcctgaggcagctgatgggtaccgacaggccaagcgtgctgcagcccgtgccgaggcaaaaactcgggcctgggaggagtttggggaggccatggaggaggactatcactcggcctcaaagagattctggcaaacctttcggcgcctcaggagggggaagcagttctttaccaactctgttttcagtggaggtggggagctgttgacctcaactggggatgttattggacggtggaatgCATACTTTGAgcatctcctcaaccccttcgacatgccttctgctgaggaagcagaggcaggggactcagaggtggactcgcccatcacccaggccgAGGTCAcagaggtagtttgtaagctccttggtggcagggtggatgagatccgtcctgagtacctcaaatctctggatgttgtggggctgtcttgggtgacacgcctctgcaacatcgtgtggacgagggggacaactatagggggatcacacttctcagcctccctgggaaggtctatgccagggtactggagaggagaatagttgaacctcagatacaggaggaacaatgtggtttttggcctggtcgtggaacgctggaccagcttataccctcaacagggtgcttgagggtttgtgggagtttgcccaaccagtctaaatgtgttttgtggatctcgagaaggcattcgaccgcgtccctcgtgacatcctgtggggggtgctccgggagtatggagtccaaggctctttgctaagggctgttcagtctctgtacaaccggaggaggagcttggttcgcattgccagcagtaagtcagacctgttcccggtgcatgttggacttcggcagggctgccctttgtcacctgttctgttcattatttttatggacagaatttctaggcacaGCCAGGGGCCGTAGGGGTCTGGTTTgaggaccacaggatagcatctctgctttttgcagattatgttgtcctgttggcttaatcgggccaggaccttcagcgtgttctggtgcagtttgcagctAAATGCGAAGCGGCTGGGTTCAGAATCAGTTcgtccaaatctgaggccatggttcttgacctgaaaaaggtggtttgctctctccaggttggaggagagttcctgccccaagtggagaaGTTCAaatatcttggggtcttgttcacgatcAAGGGTAGGAAGGAGCATGAGATTGACAAATGGATCGAtgtggcggctgcagtaatgcggtcggtgtatcggtccgtagtggtgaagagggagctgagccgaaaggcaaaggtcaatctacgttcctaccctcacctatggtcataagctttgggtcatgaccgaaagggcaaggtcacggatacaagcggcaaTACAAGCTCCGTAgagtggctgggcgctcccttagagataaggtgaggagctctgtcacccgggaggagcttggagtagagtcgctgctcttccacatcgagaggagccagttgaggctTCTGGTTCGgctgcctcctggacgcctccctggtgttccgggcatgtcccaccggtaagAGGCCCCGAGGAatacccaggacacgctggagagactacgtctctcggctggcctgggaacgccttggggtcccacctgaagagctggaggaagtgtccggggagaaggaagtctggaactctcagCTCAgaggtccgtgcatgaagtgcaattcactATTCATGTGTAAAACGAAAATTGAATaccgtctttttatgctgtgtttcgtttccgtaaatcggtaaaacacatttgcgatatactgatttactcattctccttttctccactttcaaaacgaaataagaaaaagggaaaccgggggcggggccagtctccggactttcacaataaaacgcccaagagcatttgaagcgcaacatcggcaaatatttgtaactcttgaaggtttgcggtcgtgttttgacacacaatgagacccacattgttaacattaaacaacgtaacaattatttatttaaatcattcatTTAACCAAGCGATTTAACCAAGTGTTGACAACTGACGATTACGTTACGCACATGGCGTTTGCTataggaatgacaggtcagtctgCTCGCCActgtcgggtcacttacagaatcacctgccaacaaagctatgttttcggggcatcctgcttcattaggagtgcagcgatatcacaaccttgtcgacacctgatgagaaAGAATTTAgcgcaggggtgtcaaactcaaagcAGTCCCTtactggttttccaactctcccttttccAGAGCCTGCtaattacctggatcaggtgtgttaagccaatcagcagccaactgacacacctgttcaaggtaatcagtagggacaggtggaaaaccagcagggacaccggagGAGGACCGCAGTTTGACATCCCTGATTTAGCgaatctgcggtgttccggtgattttcagtttatgatgagactgaaatcgcgtcctcctgcttggccggttaaTGCTCCTTTGCCCatgaagacgctctaatgttgtgccgatctttgcaagtattctaaacagtgatttattacagtttattgtatGATATGTATGGTagctatgatttgggactgcattacaagaggtgaacccacagtgttccaggatgcactgttgtttctgattcctCTGTCATCTGCActtaagatgttcaatgcaaggtatgatgactactaaaccaataccaaaggcaggtggtggaaaataaaaagatcctctgcaggcactcatctgctctgtacatacagtaacaccttgatgttgcatgacagatcatctgatcacacacactttgccacagaatctgcctcataaagatgatgcgatgcaaaTTAGTGTAGTCGTGGCCTACAATGAGTTTAtatattgtgaggcaggttgagtggctgttattctcccgcaggtaaagcaggctctgagacaggaagtccaatgatggagcatgtctaaacagccacaataaactgtaataaatcactgtttagaatacttgcaaagatcggcacaacattagagcgtcttcct contains:
- the LOC114855921 gene encoding protein shisa-5-like isoform X1 yields the protein MASGLPAGCVFALCVLLSPCVSGGEWCEGYYDGGTYHGFSGPCSKKYCCGSCYKRKCCDDFSNRLSPEDQSTCSALNFMRSELPLIAGIVIPIIFVLILIFCCCCSRCPLYKSCRKPKPVENSTTHSTVVPLPQQYPLQQVTTPGHPAGYQHPSYQITPIQPGYGAQPVPQSYGAEPTVPYQGQPFTPGPPLTYQESTFPANPPPPSQTLHPLLPPAQPQFNAPASSTNYLTQPVYYTTQIMLDHNPRPDDGP
- the LOC114855921 gene encoding protein shisa-5-like isoform X3, producing the protein MASGLPAGCVFALCVLLSPCVSGGEWCEGYYDGGTYHGFSGPCSKKYCCGSCYKRKCCDDFSNRLSPEDQSTCSALNFMRSELPLIAGIVIPIIFVLILIFCCCCSRCPLYKSCRKPKPVENSTTHSTVVPLPQQYPLQQVTTPGHPAGYQHPSYQITPIQPGFSCQPTASQPNTASSTASCTATV
- the LOC114855921 gene encoding protein shisa-5-like isoform X2, yielding MASGLPAGCVFALCVLLSPCVSGGEWCEGYYDGGTYHGFSGPCSKKYCCGSCYKRKCCDDFSNRLSPEDQSTCSALNFMRSELPLIAGIVIPIIFVLILIFCCCCSRCPLYKSCRKPKPVENSTTHSTVVPLPQQYPLQQVTTPGHPAGYQHPSYQITPIQPGYGAQPVPQSYGAEPTVPYQGQPFTPGPPLTYQESSGFSCQPTASQPNTASSTASCTATV